The Heteronotia binoei isolate CCM8104 ecotype False Entrance Well chromosome 14, APGP_CSIRO_Hbin_v1, whole genome shotgun sequence genome has a window encoding:
- the TUBB3 gene encoding tubulin beta-3 chain codes for MPMSSPVKLQPVAPNVTAAVPEANVTNRTSCGHKHTVVIPSELFLTLGLLSLVENVLVMAAIIKNRNLHSPMYYFLCCLAVSDILVSISNFVETIFILLIDNRVMILEDQTARHMDNILDVLICCSFMASLSFLGVIAIDRYITIFYALRYHSIMTIQRAVLIIVAIWVVSTSASTIFIAFDDNKTVVLCLLTYLLFMVILIMGLYIHMFMLARQHARAISRMHRKHTAPQATSMKGAITLTLLLGVFFVCWGPFFLHLILFVTCPSHPFCNCYFQYFNLCVILVICNSVVDPIIYAFRSEELRKTLKEVAMCRWGRRIEVTLPLAEVVDVACFAFRGPVRSRQDSGAATFCLFPAPALLGKGPQEGAQTRCPPALGLPCQHFCPKRGAPSHERHLAPGGGQGRGVQIKKGGSFTSSPFAPRVAASAERAALRAPSRPPSSDGRPAGPQRGFSGARIDAHQPPRPAPPRTREQIWKGGSPARPPEGKKEVQPSQRGVRRSRLLACARPLQGRRAGAGSGVPERLVVPERRAPPCCGSPDSGRGSLCALPVDLSPAAAAALRPRLGKEPLTAWPPASAQPAAHRRPPARALQPAAAAQQRSRRRRSMREIVHIQAGQCGNQIGAKFWEVISDEHGIDPSGNYVGDSDLQLERISVYYNEASSHKYVPRAILVDLEPGTMDSVRSGAFGHLFRPDNFIFGQSGAGNNWAKGHYTEGAELVDSVLDVVRKECENCDCLQGFQLTHSLGGGTGSGMGTLLISKVREEYPDRIMNTFSVVPSPKVSDTVVEPYNATLSIHQLVENTDETYCIDNEALYDICFRTLKLATPTYGDLNHLVSATMSGVTTSLRFPGQLNADLRKLAVNMVPFPRLHFFMPGFAPLTARGSQQYRALTVPELTQQMFDAKNMMAACDPRHGRYLTVATVFRGRMSMKEVDEQMLAIQSKNSSYFVEWIPNNVKVAVCDIPPRGLKMSSTFIGNSTAIQELFKRISEQFTAMFRRKAFLHWYTGEGMDEMEFTEAESNMNDLVSEYQQYQDATAEEEGEMYEDDEEESEAQGAK; via the exons ATGCCCATGTCCTCTCCCGTGAAGCTGCAGCCAGTCGCCCCCAATGTCACAGCTGCCGTTCCAGAAGCCAATGTGACCAACAGGACATCCTGTGGCCACAAGCACACCGTTGTCATTCCCAGCGAACTCTTCCTGACTCTCGGCCTGCTGAGCTTGGTGGAGAACGTGCTGGTCATGGCGGCCATCATCAAGAACCGGAACCTGCACTCGCCCATGTACTACTTCCTCTGCTGCCTGGCTGTCTCGGACATACTGGTGAGCATCAGCAACTTTGTGGAGACCATCTTCATCCTCCTGATAGACAACCGGGTGATGATCCTGGAGGACCAGACGGCACGCCATATGGACAACATCCTGGACGTGCTCATCTGCTGCTCCTTCATGGCCTCGCTGTCCTTCCTGGGGGTCATCGCCATTGACCGCTACATCACCATCTTCTACGCCTTGCGCTACCACAGCATCATGACCATCCAGCGGGCAGTCCTCATCATCGTGGCCATCTGGGTGGTCAGCACGAGTGCCagcaccatcttcattgccttcgATGACAACAAAACCGTGGTGCTGTGCCTGCTGACCTACTTGCTCTTCATGGTGATCCTCATCATGGGGCTCTACATCCACATGTTCATGCTGGCTCGCCAGCACGCCCGGGCGATCTCCAGGATGCACCGGAAACACACCGCCCCCCAGGCGACCAGCATGAAGGGGGCCATCACCCTCACTCTGCTGCTGGGAGTCTTCTTTGTCTGCTGGGGGCCCTTCTTCCTCCACCTGATCCTCTTCGTCACCTGCCCCAGCCACCCCTTCTGCAACTGCTACTTCCAGTACTTCAACCTCTGCGTCATCCTCGTCATTTGCAACTCCGTGGTGGACCCCATCATCTACGCCTTCCGCAGCGAGGAGCTCCGGAAAACTCTGAAAGAGGTGGCGATGTGTCGCTGGGGGAG GAGGATCGAGGTCACTCTGCCGCTGGCAGAGGTGGTGGACGTGGCCTGTTTTGCTTTCCGAGGACCTGTGCGGTCCAGGCAGGATTCGGGTGCAGCAACTTTTTGTCTCTTCCCTGCTCCTGCT CTCCTGGGCAAAGGCCCCCAGGAAGGAGCCCAGACGAGGTGCCCACCAGCCCTCGGCCTGCCCTGCCAGCACTTCTGCCCGAAGCGAGGGGCGCCCAGCCATGAACGCCACCTGGCGCCGGGGGGCGGGCAAGGAAGGGGAGTACAGATTAAGAAAGGAGGCAGCTTCACCTCCTCCCCCTTCGCCCCCCGGGTTGCTGCTTCTGCCGAGCGCGCTGCCCTTCGGGCTCCCTCCCGCCCTCCTTCTTCCGACGGCCGGCCGGCGGGCCCCCAGCGCGGCTTCTCCGGCGCCAGAATTGATGCTCATcagcccccccgccccgccccgccccggaCTCGTGAGCAGATCTGGAAGGGAGGCTCCCCGGCCCGGCCTCCGGAGGGGAAGAAGGAGGTCCAGCCCTCGCAGCGGGGGGTGCGGCGGTCCCGGCTCCTGGCCTGT gcGCGCCCCTTGCAGGGGAGAAGGGCTGGGGCGGGGAGCGGCGTCCCGGAGCGCCTGGTGGTGCCGGAGAGGCGCGCTCCGCCCTGCTGCGGGAGTCCGGACAGCGGAAGGGGCTCCTTGTGCGCCCTCCCGGTGGACCTCAGCCCGGCTGCTGCCGCTGCTCTCCGGCCGCGACTGGGGAAGGAGCCGCTGACAGCCTGG CCGCCCGCCTCCGCCCAGCCAGCCGCCCAccgccgcccgcccgcccgcgccCTCCAGCCCGCCGCAGCCGCCCAGCAACGCAGCCGCCGCCGTCGCAGCATGAGAGAGATTGTGCACATCCAGGCGGGCCAGTGCGGCAACCAGATCGGAGCCAAG TTCTGGGAGGTGATCAGCGATGAACATGGGATAGACCCCAGCGGGAACTATGTGGGAGACTCCGATCTACAGTTGGAAAGGATCAGCGTCTATTACAATGAAGCCTCCT CTCACAAGTATGTTCCTCGCGCTATCCTCGTGGACCTGGAACCTGGCACCATGGACAGTGTCCGGTCGGGGGCTTTCGGCCATCTCTTCAGACCTGACAACTTCATCTTTG gtcaAAGTGGTGCAGGGAACAACTGGGCGAAGGGGCACTACACAGAGGGCGCCGAGCTGGTGGACTCTGTCCTGGACGTGGTGCGGAAGGagtgtgagaactgtgactgtctCCAGGGCTTCCAGCTCACCCACTCTCTGGGCGGGGGCACAGGCTCTGGAATGGGGACCCTCCTCATTAGCAAAGTCCGTGAAGAGTACCCCGACCGGATCATGAACACTTTCAGTGTGGTGCCTTCCCCCAAAGTGTCCGACACTGTGGTGGAGCCCTACAACGCCACCTTGTCCATTCACCAGCTGGTGGAAAACACAGATGAGACCTACTGCATCGACAACGAAGCCCTCTACGACATCTGCTTCCGGACCCTCAAACTGGCCACGCCCACCTACGGAGACCTCAACCACCTCGTCTCGGCCACCATGAGTGGCGTCACCACCTCCCTGCGGTTCCCTGGGCAGCTCAATGCAGACCTCCGCAAGCTGGCTGTCAACATGGTGCCCTTCCCCCGCCTCCACTTCTTCATGCCCGGCTTTGCCCCACTGACGGCCCGCGGGAGCCAGCAGTACCGAGCCCTGACCGTGCCAGAGCTCACCCAACAGATGTTCGATGCCAAGAACATGATGGCGGCATGCGACCCCCGCCACGGCCGCTACCTGACCGTGGCCACCGTCTTCAGAGGGCGCATGTCCATGAAGGAGGTGGACGAACAGATGCTGGCCATCCAGAGCAAGAATAGCAGCTATTTTGTGGAGTGGATCCCCAACAACGTCAAAGTGGCCGTCTGTGACATCCCTCCTCGGGGCCTGAAGATGTCGTCCACCTTCATCGGCAACAGCACGGCCATCCAGGAACTCTTCAAGCgcatctcagagcagttcacggCCATGTTCCGGCGCAAGGCCTTCCTCCACTGGTACACAGGGGAGGGCATGGATGAGATGGAGTTCACAGAGGCCGAGAGCAACATGAACGACCTGGTTTCTGAGTATCAACAGTACCAGGATGCGACGGCTGAAGAGGAAGGCGAGATGTAcgaggatgatgaagaagagtctGAGGCCCAAGGGGCCAAGTGA